The genomic DNA GGTCAGCGTGCCCGGCGTGCCCGGTTCCAGCAGCACTTCAAGGTCGCCCGAGCCGACGCAACCCACCAGTGCGCGGCCTTTGGGCGGCTGCCCGGCGGGGAATTCAAAGGATAAGGTTTCCATCAAAACGCTCCGTCGAGGCGGTCGATAAACAGGCAGGCGGCCAACAGGTCGGCGGCGCCGCCGGGGGAGGCATTCAGGGCCAGTAATTGCTGGTCGAGTTCGTGCAATTGGCGGCGCCCGGCGAGGGTGGCGCTGCCGCCCGCGTCGAGTACGGCTTGCGCGCCGAGTTGCATCGCGCTGATGCCTTCAGGGCCTGCGCGGTAGAGCACGCAGGTGTCGGCCAGCTCGGTCATGATGGCGAGCAGTGCATCCAGCCGGGCGTTCTGTTCGCCGCTGTTTTGCAGACGGCTTTTACGCAGTTGCGGCAGGCCGCGCTGCACCACCGACGGGAAACCGAGCTGGGCTTCCTCACGGGCACCGCGTGCGCCGTAACGTTGGGCAACTTGCGCGCCGTGGCTCATGGGTTGTGGCGCATAGCGGTCGTTGAGCAAGGCCAGTTTTGCCGCAGTCAGCGTGACCGCGCGAGGTGCCAGGGCAGCCGCTGCGGTGAGCAAGCCTAGCGCCCAGATGGCGCCGCGATGGGTATTCACGCCTTGGGTGGTGGCGAGCATCGCCTCTTCACCTTCGCGGCCGATTCGCCCAAGGGCTTCGCGCAGGGGCAATCCGACTTCACCGAATTCAATGGCCGCTTCGGCCATTTCCTTGAACATCGGCCACAGCGACAGCGCCGAGGCGTGCATCAGGCCCAGGTGCAAATCGCTGTGGGCGCCGTTGCCGCGACGGTCCACCAGGGCAGGTTTGGGCGACAAGTCCGCCTCGTCGATCAACGCTTCGACGGCCAGGTCGGCCAGGCGATCCGCGAGGCTGAGTTCATGCAGTTTGAGGGCGCGCATTTACCAGCTCCTGAACTTGGCGGGCGGGTTGTACAGGCCGCCGGACCAGTCCACCAGGTCGGCCACGCTCTTGGCGGCCAGCAGCTCGCGGGTGGCGTCGGTGCGGCGGATGCCCAAGTCTTCGGGCAAGGCGATCAAGCCTTCACGGCGCATGCGCGCGGTGTCTTTTGGGTTGTGACGCAGGCCGATGGCGGTCACGCCGGCGACGGCGGCGATCATGGCCTGGCGCTCTTCCAGCGAGCGCGCCTTGTAGAGGTAGGCGATGCCTTCTTCCGTGAGCAGGTGAGTCACGTCGTCGCCGTAGATCATGATCGGCGCCAGGGGCATGCCGCTTTTTCGCGCCACTTCCACGGCATCGAGGGTGTCGACAAAGGTGGGCTTGCCGCCTTCCTGGAAGGTTTCGACCATTTGCACCACGAGCTTTTTGCCGCGTTCGAGCAGGGCTTCCGGGGCGTCGTCGTGGCGCATGTCCAGCCACGCCGGGGTGCCATGGCGACGGCCGCGCGGGTCATGGCCCATGTTCGGCGCACCACCAAAACCGGCAAGGCGGCCACGAGTGACTGTGGAGGAATGCCCGTCGCCGTCCACTTGCAGGGTGGCGCCGATAAACAGGTCCACCGCATATTGGCCAGCGAGTTGGCAGAACATCCGGTTGGAACGCATCGAGCCGTCGCGGCCGGTGAAAAACACGTCCGGCCGCGCGGCGATGTAGTTTTCCATGCCCAGTTCGGTGCCGAAGCAATGCACGCTTTCCACCCAGCCGCTTTCGATGGCGGGGATCAGGGTCGGGTGGGGGTTGAGGGTCCAGTTGCGGCAGATCTTGCCCTTCAGGCCAAGGGATTCGCCGTAGGTCGGCAGGATCAATTCAATGGCGGAGGTGTTGAAGCCGATGCCATGGTTGAGCGACTGCACATTGTGTTTTTCGTAGATGCCACGGATCGCCATCATCGCCATCAGCACATGCACCGGCTTGATATGCCGCGGGTCGCGGGTGAATAGCGGCTCGATGTAGAACGGCCTGTCGGCCACCACCACAAAATCCACCCAACTTGCCGGGATGTCGACGCGGGGCAAGTCGGACACGTCGTCCACCAACTGGTTGACCTGCACGATGACAATGCCATCGCTGAACGCGGCGGGTTCGATCAGCGCCGGGGTGTCTTCGGTGCTGGCACCGGTGTAGATGTTTCCGGCGCGGTCGGCCATGAAACCGGCGGAGAGCACCACGTTGGGAATCAGGTCCACCACCAGCCGCGCGTAGAGTTCGATGTAGGTGTGAATCGCGCCGATTTCCAGCAGGCCGTCTTCGAGCAACTGGCTGATGCGCAGGGACTGGGTGCCGGCGAAAGAGAAATCCAGCTTGCGGGCGATGCCTTTTTCAAACAGGTCCAGGTGTTCGGAACGGCCGACGCTGGGCATGATCATGTGCAAATCGTGGAGCTTGGCCGGGTCGGTTTTGGCCAGGGAGCGCGACAGGAAGTCGGCTTGTTTCTGGTTGTTGCCTTCGAGCACCACGCGGTCGCCGGGGAGGATCAGGGCTTCCAGGGCCTCGACGATCTTGTCGCTGGGCAACACGGCCCCGTCTGCATACTGTTTGACCCGCCCGAGCCGCCGCTGCTTCTCGTCGCGCCGCCGCGTCCAGCGCGAATCGGGGGTGATGGGTGTTGTCATGGTGGCTCCACGGGGGTTGGTGTCGTGGGGCTACCTTAGGAGTGAATCAGCGGGGCATCAATCAAGCGCGGCGGCGGATCGTTACGGTTGCAGTAACGGACTATCAGCAAAAACGGACTTTTGCCGAACGAAGATTAAAAATGTGGGAGCTGGCTTGCCCGCGATGGCGGTGGGTCAGCCATGAAATTGTCGACAGATATTCCGCTATCGCAGGCAAGCCAGCTCCCACATTGGTTCGGTGGTGGTCCCTGTAGTTTGATCGTTCCCACGCTTTGCGTGGGAATGCCGCCTGGGACGCTCCGCGTCCCGCCAGCCAGCGCAAGGCTCAGTCCTGAATGCGGGCCACTGGATGCATTCCTTCGCTGCGTGTGGACACGATCAGCCGTTTTTCGATGACGGGATTAAAACTAGTCGCCCTGCCTACCCACAACAAGTTCATGCACAGCGCGAAATCTTGCGGGAAAAATCCGAAGGCGGCGCCTTCACAACGCCATTATCACCTTGACCTTACCTAACCCCTCCAGCGCATAGCTGTGGTACTCATACACCTCTCCCCTGATAACAAGATGCAGGCCACCCTCCTCATCAGTCACTTGCACATCCGGCTCCTTGGTTTTGAGAAAGGGATATGCCGACACCAATGCAGCGAGTATTTCCTGATCACTTGCCAAGTCTTTATGGACGTAATACCGGTAGGAAAAGCCCACCGTCGCACCCCCTTGGCTATCTCGCGCCCCATAGATAGAAGTGCCGTTACCCAGGGAGTGTTTCAACACAATTTCGTCCAGATCCGGTTTGCCGGATGACAGGATCCAACTGCTGCCAATATAGATAAGGCAAACCACGAGTAAGCTATTTTGCAAAATGTGCTTGAGGCGTGGCATTAAGAAGATGGCCATCTGCGAGTCCTTGCTGGCGGTGAGGAGCGCAGAACCTAGCACCTCACCTGGGACTGAACATCCCACCGAATCCGGGTTAAGAATTCACCTACAGCAACTCCACCACATTCAGACATTCGATCGCTTAACCTGACAGGCGCACAGGACCAAATGTGGGAGCTGGCTTGCCTGCGATGGCGGTGGGTCAGCCAGGGAAGCTTCAACTGACAGATCGCTATCGCAGGCAAGCCAGCTCCCACATGAGATCTCCACAAGGCTTAGCGTCAGGCCAGGCCGGATTCGACCAGCAGGGCTTCGAGCCCCATGAGGTCGGGCACCTTCGCCACATGCTCGCCCACCTGCACCGCCGCCAGCTCCAGCGGGCACAGCGGCACGTCTACATAACTCAGTTGGCTGTCGAGCTTGTACGACCGCGGAATTCCCTGAATCACCAGCGCAATGAACTTCAACGTCGGCCGCCCCCCCAGTGCGTTCAGCACTACGATCCGCGAACGTTCCCCCGTGACAATCGACTCGCCGCACACCGCTTCAAAACTGATCAACGGCAACTGCCGGTCCCGCCACGTCACTTGCCGCAAATACCACGGCGGCGCATCGCTGGCCGGTTCGCCGCGCTGGTAGTCGATCAGCTCGGCGACGGCGACGTTGGGCAGCACCAGGTGGCGGTCGGCCAATGGCAGCAGCAGGCCGGTGAGTTGCCGGGTGCGGTGGTCAAGCATGGGACTTGCTCCAGTAGGCGATGCTTTCCAGCAGCACCGACTCTTGATACGGCTTGCCGAGGTAGTCGTTGACGCCGATGGCCATGGCGCGGTCGCGGTGTTTCTGGCCCGTGCGTGAGGTGATCATGATGATCGGCAGGCGCATCAGCCGTGGGTCGTTGCGCACCTGAATCGCCACTTCGAAGCCGTCCATGCGCGGCATTTCGATGTCGAGCAGCATCAGGTCCGGGGTGTGTTCTTCGAGCAGAGCGATGGCGTCGATGCCGTCTTTGGCGGTGAGCACGTTCATGCCGTTGCGCTCGAGCAGGCGGCTGGTGACTTTGCGCACGGTGACCGAATCGTCCACCACCAGCACCAGCAGCGGGCGCTTTTTCAGGGGATCGTTGAGGATCAGCGGCGCGTCGGCCGTTTGCGCAGGCAGCGCCGGCTGACGGGCGCGAATATGCGCCAGCAAGTCGATGATCAGCACCACGCGGCCGTCGCCCAGAATGGTTGCGCCGGACAAGCCCTGAACCGCCGCAAATTGCGGCCCCAGGCCCTTGACCACAATCTCCCGCGTGCCGGCCATGGCGTCCACATGCACCGCCACGCGCCGCTCGTTGTACTGCACCAGCAGCACCGGCACGGGCTGATACTGGCCGAGCAATCGCGGGCGGCTGACGGTGTGCAGCAGGTCGCCGAGATAGAACAATTCATAGCGCTGGCCGGCATATTCATAGCGCGGCGGGTCTTGCTGATAGTGCCCCGCCAGCTCGTGGGGCAGCACCCGCACCAGGCCTTCGATGGTGTTGAGCGGGATCGCGTATTGGTCGTCGGCGCACTGCACCATCAGCGCGCGGTTGACCGACACGGTAAACGGCAGGCGAATGCGAAAATGCACCCCCGCCCCCGGCGTCGAGTCGATCACCATCGAGCCGCCGAGCTGGCGCACTTCTTCGTGCACCACGTCCATGCCCACGCCGCGCCCGGAAATCTGGGTGATTTTCTCTGCAGTCGAGAAGCCCGGCTGCAGGATGAACTGCAGCACGTCGCGGTCGCTGATCTCCTGATTCGGGTCGAGCAAACCACGCTTGATCGCCTTGCGCCGCACGGCTGCCAAGGGCACCCCGGCACCGTCGTCGCGCATGTCGAAAATGATGTCGCCACCTTCGTGGGTCAGGTCCAGCGTGATGCGCCCCTTCTCCGGCTTACCGGCCTGCAAGCGTGCCTGGCGCGACTCAAGGCCATGGTCGACGGCGTTGCGCAGCATGTGTTCCAGCGGCGCGACCATGCGCTCGAGCACGTTGCGGTCCATCTCGCCTTCGGCGTTGCCGACAATGAATTCCACGTCCTTGCCCAACTCCTCCGCCACTTGGCGCACGATGCGTTTGAGGCGCGGCAACATGCGCTCGAACGGCACCATACGCGTGCGCATCAGGCCTTCCTGCAGCTCGGTATTGACGCGCGCCTGCTGCTGCAACAGGTTGTGTGCGTCGTCATTGCGGCGGTCGAGGGTTTCCTTGAGGTCGAGCAGGTCGGAAGCCGATTCGGACAGCGCGCGCGACAGTTGTTGCAACTGCGAGTGGCGGTCCATTTCCAGCGGGTCGAACTCTTCATACCCCAGCCGCTCGGCCTCAGCCTGTTGACGACTGAGAATGCGGCCCTGGGTTTCGGTATCGAGGCGACGCAGCTGGTCGCGCATGCGCTCAATGGTGGTTTCCACCTCGTTGAGGGCGATGCGCGCATCGTTGACCTGCTGCTCGATGCGGCCGCGGAAGATCGAGGTTTCACCGGCCAGGTTGACCAGATCATCCAGCAGATCGGCCGAGATTTTCACCATGTCGGCGCCGGGATCAACCGCCGCTTCAGCCTTGCCCGCCGGCAATGCCACGGGCGCTACCGCTTCATCGCTGGGGTGCACCAGGCTTTTGATGCGCTCGATGAGTTTTTCCACCGAGCCCACCGGCAAGCCATCCGCCACCGCATCGATCATCTGCGCCAGGCGGTCGTGGCAGCCTTGCAGCAGCGCAAACAGTTCGGGCGACGGCGCGAGCAAACCGGCAGACAGCCCTTCGTAGAGAAATTCAAGCTCATGGGCCAGGTCGCCGATCGGCCCGATTTCGACCATGCGCGCGCCGCCCTTGAGGGTGTGCAGGTCGCGCAGCAGGGTTTCGACTTCCTGGCGGTTGCTCGGCTCGGCCTGCCAGCGCTGCAGGGCGCTGCTGGAGCTGTCGAGAATGTCGGCGGCTTCTTCGAGGAAGATATCCAGCAATTCGGGGTCGGCGCCCTGGGTTTCAGGGGCCAGTGTCGGCACCGTTGGCGTACCGTTTTGGCGCAAGGCGCGTACGCTGGCGACCAGCTCGGCACTGTCGCTCAGAGGCTGGTGGTCTTGCAGTTCATCCAGTTGCAGGGCCAGCCTTTCGTGGCTGGCCATCAGCACCTGGGACAACTCGGCGGAGTAGCTGTAACGGCGATCCACCAGCCCTTCGTAAAGGCACTCCAACTCATGGGCAAGCTCGGCCACCGGGCCGATTTCAGCCATGCGCGCGCCGCCCTTGAGGGTGTGCAAGTCGCGCTGCAACGACGACAGCGGCGCCGGGCTTTCCGGGTCGAGCAACCAGCGCTTGAGCGACTGCCCGGCGCTGTCGAGGATATCCACGGCTTCTTCGAGAAAGATCTCAACGATCTCGTCATCCATCGCCGTTTCATGGTCCAGCCTGGCCGTGGCGGCACCCAGTTCGGAGATGCTCAAGGCGCGGCTGCCGTCGCTTTTGATCAGGCCGGTGGCGGACGGGTCCAGCGCTTCGTCCAGCAGTTCGCGCAAGGCTTCGACACGCGCCGGGGCCGGGCTGATTTCCTGCCCGGCCGCCAACTGATCAAGCATGTTGATCAGCGCGTCATGGGCCTGCTCGGCCTCATGGAAAAACCGCTCGCTGACCGCCAGGCTGCTTTCTTCCACAGCGCCATACAGGTCGAGCAAGGCTTCGCACAACTCATCAATGGTGTGCAGGTCGGCGACGTGCGCGCCCTCCCCCAGCGTGGTCAGCTCATCCAGTAACGCGCTGAGCTCCTGACGCTCGCCGGGGTGTTGTTGCCAGCGGCGCAGCAGGTTTTCGGCGTCGAGCAGAATGTCCATGCCCTGGGCCAGGAAGTTGGCGATCAACTGTGGGTCGCGCTTGATGCGCAGGCCGGTGCTCGGTGCGTCAAGCAGGGCCTGAAGCTGGGCATCCAGCAGGCTCTGGGTGCGGCTGATCAGGTCGGCGGCGCCCTTGATCGGCGCCAACGGGTCGCCATTCAAGTCACGCAGGCCACGCTGGAACAGGTCTTCGGCTTCCAGCAGCAATTCTACCTCATCCAGGTCCAGCGGCAGGCGGTGCGCCTTGTACTCACGGGTCAGGTGGTCCAGCGGCCGTGCCAGCTCGGCAATCGGCAGCACGCCCGCCATGTAGGCGCTGCCCTTGAGGGTATGCAGGGCGCGTTGCAGCTCATCGCTGACTTGCAGCGGCACCTGTTCGGCGGCCTGCTGCAGAAAGTGGTTGAGGCTCTCCAGATGGCTCTGGGCTTCGTTGCGGAAGATCTCCAGCAGCATCGGGTCATGGGGCTCGCCGTCCGCGACTTGAGTGCCGCTGGCCAAGGCGTGGGCGCGGGCCGCCAAGGCGTCGACTTCATCGCGCTGGCGTTGGTCGTCGATGGCGAAGTCGGCAATCAATTCCGGCAACAAGGCCACGGCCTCATCGAGCACCTGTTGCACGTCAGGGCCGAGGGCCACGCTGCGCTCCAGCACACGGTTCAGCAGGTTTTCCACCGCCCAGGCCAGCTCGGCCAGCACCAGCGCACGCACCATGCGGCCGCTGCCTTTCAAGGTGTGGAAGGCGCGGCGCATTTCGCCCTGGGCGGTTTTGTCGCTGCTGTTGGGCAGGTTGCGGTGCAGCACGTCGAGGACTTCGTCGGTTTCTTCGAGGAAAACTTCGCGCAGTTCGTCGTCGATGGGCTCTTCGCCCGCCGGTGGCGGCAGCAGGCTGCCGGGACGCACCAGCGCCGGCGGGTTCAGGCGCGAGGTCGGGCTGGCCAATGCATCGAACTGGGATTGGCTGGGCGCAAGGTCAGTGGACAACGCACCTTCCGGCGCCACCAGCGCCTGGCGCCAGGGTTTCTCGGCGGGCAGATAACCCAGCGCGGCGAGACCTTGGGTGGCAAGTTCCAGGACTTTTTCACCCGCAGCGTCGGAGTCCTGAAGCATGCGCTCCAGGTAGTACTCAAGGCTGCTGATCACATCGGCAAAGTGGCCGAGTTGCGCCTGGGACGGCACGGCGTCGCCAGCCATCAGCTGTTCGTCGACGTAATCGGTGCAACCGCGCATCAGGCTCGCCGCCCGTGGCAGCGGGATCATCGCCAGGGCGCCGCGTACCTGGCTCAGCAGCTCCGGCAGGGATTCCAGGCGCTGGCGGTCCCAATCGGCTTCAACACAGTCGATCACCAGTTCCTTGGCTTGTCGCAGGCATTGGCAGGATTCGCGGATCACCAACTGGTGAATCTGGGTCAGGTCGGTGGTGGGCAGGCGGCTTTCTTCGCGGCTTTCCGGTTCGACGGTGCCGGCCATACCGGCCAGCGTGGCTTCGACGTACAGCAAGGCACCGGCAACGTCCATCAGCACCGCGTCATTGGGTTCGCGCTGGCCCTGCACCAGGCTCAACACCACGGCCAACTGGTCGATGATGACCTTGCGCGGCTGGCCGAAACCCAGCACTGCCAGGGTATCGGCGATCTGGCGCAGCGGCGCCAGCAAGGCGTCGAGGCCATCCGTGTGCTGGCGGTCGCTGCGCACGAACAGGTCCAGACGCTCTTTGACCCGCACCAGTTCTTCACACAACGCTCCCAGCACCGAGCCCATGGCATTGCGGTCCGGCCCGGCCAGGCGCGCGCGTTCGGCGTCTACCACGGCACTGTCCGGCAACGCCTCGTCCAGGCCGTAACGCTCCTTGAGGCTTTGCATGCGCGGCGTCGGCCGGGTGACTTTGGCGACGTAGAACAACAGGCTTTTGAGCAGTTCATCCGGCGCGGACTGGTTGATGCCGCCGAGGCCCTGAGCGAGCAAACGCTTGAGTTGCTTGGCGCTGGCCTTGAGCAGGCTGCGCAGGGCCGGGCTGTTGGCGATCACGCCGGTGAGCATGCCTTCGACCAGCGCCGAGGTGACCTGCCACAACGGCAGCAACGGCGCACCCTGGCACAACGCCTCGAGGCGCGCGAACACCCGCGCCATGTCCTCCAGGTTGCTCGGCCCGTGGTCCTCGCGCAGCAAACCGGCCAAGGCTTGTTGCAGCAGGCTATGCCATTGGCGCAATTGTTCGTGCAGCTCAGGCGTTGTGCGTTGCGCCAGCACGGCTTCGGGCAACGGCTCAATCGACAGCAGTTGCGGGCTGAACAGGCTGGTTTCCGACAGCAGGCTTTCACCGCGCGCGCTGCGCAGGTCGTTGAGCAGCGGCAATACCACCAGCGGCAGGTCACGGCGGGCGCTGTGCACGCGGTCGAGGTACAGCGGCAGTTGGTTGAGGGCTTGTTGCAACAGGCGGATGCTTTCATCGCGCTGGCTGACGCGCCCGGCTTGCAGGGCTAGGGCGAGTGCTTCGATTTCTTCGGCCAACAAAGCCGCGCCGTAGAACTCGACCATCAACAGCGCGCCATGCACCTGGTGCACGCCGGCCAGACACTCGCTGATGGCGTCGGGGTCGCTTGTTTCGACATAAGCATCGAGCGCCGAACGGGCCTGTTTCAGGGTTTCGGCAATGTCGCCCTTGACCCATTCGAGGGCCACGTAGTCGTGCCGATCAACCATAACTGCTCCGCTTAGAATTCGTGGGTTGCTGGTGTTGCATGGATCTCGAATTGAATGGAGATCCACTGTGGGAGCTGGCTTGCCTGCGATAGCGGTGGGTCAGCTATGCATGTGCCAGCTGGTAGACCGCTATCGCAGGCAAGCCAGCTCCCACAGTTGGGTTGTATTTCAATCATCGACCTGCTTGGGCGGCGGCAAGGTGAAGCCTGAAACCGATCGGCGCAACTGGCTGGCCATTTTCGCCAGATTGCCGATGCTCTCCGCCGTGGCAGTCGAGCCAGAAGACGTCTGCGTGGTGATCTGCTGAATCACATTCATGGTCAGGGAAATCTGCCCCGCCGATGATGTTTGCTGCTGCGCCGCATTCGAAATGCTTTGAATCAATGCCGCCAGGGTTTTCGAGACGCCCTCAATCTCTTCCAGCGCCACGCCCGCATCCTGGGCCAGCCGCGCGCCACGCACCACTTCGGTGGTGGTTTGCTCCATGGAAATCACCGCTTCGTTGGTGTCGGCCTGGATCGCCCGCACCAGCGTTTCAATCTGCCGCGTGGCCGCCGACGAACGCTCGGCCAGCCGCTGCACTTCATCCGCTACCACGGCAAAACCGCGCCCGGCATCCCCGGCCATGCTCGCCTGGATCGCGGCGTTAAGGGCGAGAATGTTGGTTTGGTCGGCAATGTCGTCGATCAGGCTGACGATATCGCCAATCTCCTGGGACGATTCGCCCAGACGCTTGATGCGCTTGGCGGTGTCCTGGATCTGTTCGCGAATGTTGTCCATGCCGTGGATGGTGTTGTGCACCACCTCGTTGCCCTTGTTGGCAATTTCCACCGAGCGCTCCGCCACCGCCGAAGATTCCGCGGCATTGGCCGATACCTGGTCGATGGACTGGGCCATCTGGTTGATCGCGGTGGACGCCTCGGCAATCTGCTGAGCCTGATGCTCCGAGGCCTGAGCCAGGTGCATGGCGGTGGCCTGGGTGTCCTGTACCGCACCGGCCACCTGCCCGGCAGTGAGGTTGATGGTGGCGACCAGATCACGCAGTTGGTCCACGGAGTAGTTGATGGAATCGGCGATGGTGCCGGTGAAGTCTTCGGTCACCGAGGCGGTCACCGTGAGGTCGCCGTCGGCCAGGTCTTCGATTTCATCGAGCAGGCGCATGATCGCATTCTGGTTGCGCTCATTCTTCTCGGCCGTTTCATGCAGTTGGCGGTTGGTCTCGCGCACCATCACCAGGCCGATCAGGATGATCGAGGTCAGCGCCAACAGGCCCAGCACATAACCGCCGATGGTGTCGAAGCTGCGCCCGCTGGCGAGGTTTTCAAAGCCGGTGGCCAGGTGCGAGGCTTCATCGAGCAGGGTTTGCGACAAGTTGAAAATATTGCTCGCCGAGGCGCGCACCTGGAACAGCTGCGGCGAGGTCTCGAGGATTTCATCCACGGAGCCTGAAACAAATTCGAACAGCTCGGCGATTTCCGCCAGCCGTGCGCGGGCGTCGTGGTCTTCCACCTGGCTGATACGCAGGCCCGGGTTGCCCTGCAGCATGCCGTTGAGCACCTGACCGAAGCGGTTGGCGTCGCGACCAAAGGCGTCGGCGGCCTGCACGGCGGTTTCGTCGCCGGCCAACACGGTGTTCACCGCACCGAGAATGCGCTCGGCCAACAGCGACTGGCGCTGGGCCAACGCCACCTGGCTGGCGGGGGCGCCGCGTTGCAGCAGGATGTCGACGACCTTTTCGGACTCCATCTGCAATTGCGGCACGGTTTCGGCGAGCGTCGCGGCCACTTGGTGCAACGACAGCACGGTCTGCTCGCTGGCGAGGATCGCGTCGGTGTTCTTCAGCAGCGCTTCCCAGTCGGTCTGCACCGCGCGCATTTCGGCACGCACCGCATTGGGCGCGGCGGGCAGCCCGGTTTCTATGTCACCTTTTTTCAGGTAGCCCCAACGCTGGGCAAAGTCGTTGCGCGCGTCAGACAACAGCTTGAACGCGGCGGCCTTGCCGGCGGCGGCTTCGGTGGCGTTCTTGGCAATGCGCTGGGACAGCACGCGCAACTCGCCGGCATGGCCGATGTACTGCTTGTCGTAGGTTGACTGGGTATTGAGGTAGGCGAAGTTGGCGAACAGCAACATGATGAACACGATCAGCGCAATAAACAGCACGATGATCTGCGAACGGCTGCGCGACGCGGCCTGGGGTTTGGTCGTGGTAGCGGTGGTCATGCGGCAACGTCCATGAAGCCCGGGGCCTGGGCCAGAGCGAAGGGGCTGAAGACCTGCCACAGCGGGTCGCCGTCGAACCGGCCCTGGATAAACGGCACGCCGGGGGTGTTGCTCGTCAACAATGCGTCTTGTGCAAAATGCTGCATGCCTACCACCTCATCCACCAGCAGCCCGACAAACAGGTCGTCGAATTCCACCACCAGCACCCGCCGTTGCTTGCGCACGCGTGACAGTTCAAGGCCGAGAAAACCGCCCAGGTCCATCACCGGCAGCAAGCGCCCGCGCAGGTTGGCCACGCCCTTGACCCAGGGTTTGACGCCCGGCATCACGGTGCAACGCGGCTCGTGCAACACCTCGGCGACTTCGCCCATGGGCGCCACATACAGATGCGGCCCCAGGCGAAAGCCGATGCCGCTCCAGCGTTGCAGGCGGGCTTCCTGGGACGGCAGGTCGGCGGCCAGCAGGCGGCAGCGGCGGTCGATGTCCAGCAGCAGCTCGAAGGCAGTTTGCGACTCGGTCATGATGGCGTGCCGTCAGCCGGCCAGCACCTTGTTCAGGGTGGCGATCAGGGTGTCTTCGTCCACCGGCTTGGTCAGGTAATCCTTGGCGCCCTGGCGCGCGCCCCAGATCTTGTCGGTTTCCTGGTCTTTGGTGGTGATGATGATGATCGGAATGCCGTTGGTTTCCGGCTCCTTGGACAGCTGGCGGGTGGCCTGGAAGCCATTGAGGCCCGGCATCACGATGTCCATCAGTACGGCGTCGGGCAGTTCCTGGCGGGCCAGGGCCACGCCGTCCGCGCCGTTTTCGGCTTTCAGAACCTGGTGGCCGTGCTTTTCCAGCATGCCGGTCAGTTTGTACATTTCGGTC from Pseudomonas tolaasii NCPPB 2192 includes the following:
- a CDS encoding Hpt domain-containing protein produces the protein MVDRHDYVALEWVKGDIAETLKQARSALDAYVETSDPDAISECLAGVHQVHGALLMVEFYGAALLAEEIEALALALQAGRVSQRDESIRLLQQALNQLPLYLDRVHSARRDLPLVVLPLLNDLRSARGESLLSETSLFSPQLLSIEPLPEAVLAQRTTPELHEQLRQWHSLLQQALAGLLREDHGPSNLEDMARVFARLEALCQGAPLLPLWQVTSALVEGMLTGVIANSPALRSLLKASAKQLKRLLAQGLGGINQSAPDELLKSLLFYVAKVTRPTPRMQSLKERYGLDEALPDSAVVDAERARLAGPDRNAMGSVLGALCEELVRVKERLDLFVRSDRQHTDGLDALLAPLRQIADTLAVLGFGQPRKVIIDQLAVVLSLVQGQREPNDAVLMDVAGALLYVEATLAGMAGTVEPESREESRLPTTDLTQIHQLVIRESCQCLRQAKELVIDCVEADWDRQRLESLPELLSQVRGALAMIPLPRAASLMRGCTDYVDEQLMAGDAVPSQAQLGHFADVISSLEYYLERMLQDSDAAGEKVLELATQGLAALGYLPAEKPWRQALVAPEGALSTDLAPSQSQFDALASPTSRLNPPALVRPGSLLPPPAGEEPIDDELREVFLEETDEVLDVLHRNLPNSSDKTAQGEMRRAFHTLKGSGRMVRALVLAELAWAVENLLNRVLERSVALGPDVQQVLDEAVALLPELIADFAIDDQRQRDEVDALAARAHALASGTQVADGEPHDPMLLEIFRNEAQSHLESLNHFLQQAAEQVPLQVSDELQRALHTLKGSAYMAGVLPIAELARPLDHLTREYKAHRLPLDLDEVELLLEAEDLFQRGLRDLNGDPLAPIKGAADLISRTQSLLDAQLQALLDAPSTGLRIKRDPQLIANFLAQGMDILLDAENLLRRWQQHPGERQELSALLDELTTLGEGAHVADLHTIDELCEALLDLYGAVEESSLAVSERFFHEAEQAHDALINMLDQLAAGQEISPAPARVEALRELLDEALDPSATGLIKSDGSRALSISELGAATARLDHETAMDDEIVEIFLEEAVDILDSAGQSLKRWLLDPESPAPLSSLQRDLHTLKGGARMAEIGPVAELAHELECLYEGLVDRRYSYSAELSQVLMASHERLALQLDELQDHQPLSDSAELVASVRALRQNGTPTVPTLAPETQGADPELLDIFLEEAADILDSSSSALQRWQAEPSNRQEVETLLRDLHTLKGGARMVEIGPIGDLAHELEFLYEGLSAGLLAPSPELFALLQGCHDRLAQMIDAVADGLPVGSVEKLIERIKSLVHPSDEAVAPVALPAGKAEAAVDPGADMVKISADLLDDLVNLAGETSIFRGRIEQQVNDARIALNEVETTIERMRDQLRRLDTETQGRILSRQQAEAERLGYEEFDPLEMDRHSQLQQLSRALSESASDLLDLKETLDRRNDDAHNLLQQQARVNTELQEGLMRTRMVPFERMLPRLKRIVRQVAEELGKDVEFIVGNAEGEMDRNVLERMVAPLEHMLRNAVDHGLESRQARLQAGKPEKGRITLDLTHEGGDIIFDMRDDGAGVPLAAVRRKAIKRGLLDPNQEISDRDVLQFILQPGFSTAEKITQISGRGVGMDVVHEEVRQLGGSMVIDSTPGAGVHFRIRLPFTVSVNRALMVQCADDQYAIPLNTIEGLVRVLPHELAGHYQQDPPRYEYAGQRYELFYLGDLLHTVSRPRLLGQYQPVPVLLVQYNERRVAVHVDAMAGTREIVVKGLGPQFAAVQGLSGATILGDGRVVLIIDLLAHIRARQPALPAQTADAPLILNDPLKKRPLLVLVVDDSVTVRKVTSRLLERNGMNVLTAKDGIDAIALLEEHTPDLMLLDIEMPRMDGFEVAIQVRNDPRLMRLPIIMITSRTGQKHRDRAMAIGVNDYLGKPYQESVLLESIAYWSKSHA
- a CDS encoding methyl-accepting chemotaxis protein — translated: MTTATTTKPQAASRSRSQIIVLFIALIVFIMLLFANFAYLNTQSTYDKQYIGHAGELRVLSQRIAKNATEAAAGKAAAFKLLSDARNDFAQRWGYLKKGDIETGLPAAPNAVRAEMRAVQTDWEALLKNTDAILASEQTVLSLHQVAATLAETVPQLQMESEKVVDILLQRGAPASQVALAQRQSLLAERILGAVNTVLAGDETAVQAADAFGRDANRFGQVLNGMLQGNPGLRISQVEDHDARARLAEIAELFEFVSGSVDEILETSPQLFQVRASASNIFNLSQTLLDEASHLATGFENLASGRSFDTIGGYVLGLLALTSIILIGLVMVRETNRQLHETAEKNERNQNAIMRLLDEIEDLADGDLTVTASVTEDFTGTIADSINYSVDQLRDLVATINLTAGQVAGAVQDTQATAMHLAQASEHQAQQIAEASTAINQMAQSIDQVSANAAESSAVAERSVEIANKGNEVVHNTIHGMDNIREQIQDTAKRIKRLGESSQEIGDIVSLIDDIADQTNILALNAAIQASMAGDAGRGFAVVADEVQRLAERSSAATRQIETLVRAIQADTNEAVISMEQTTTEVVRGARLAQDAGVALEEIEGVSKTLAALIQSISNAAQQQTSSAGQISLTMNVIQQITTQTSSGSTATAESIGNLAKMASQLRRSVSGFTLPPPKQVDD
- a CDS encoding chemotaxis protein CheW, with amino-acid sequence MTESQTAFELLLDIDRRCRLLAADLPSQEARLQRWSGIGFRLGPHLYVAPMGEVAEVLHEPRCTVMPGVKPWVKGVANLRGRLLPVMDLGGFLGLELSRVRKQRRVLVVEFDDLFVGLLVDEVVGMQHFAQDALLTSNTPGVPFIQGRFDGDPLWQVFSPFALAQAPGFMDVAA